The Telopea speciosissima isolate NSW1024214 ecotype Mountain lineage chromosome 11, Tspe_v1, whole genome shotgun sequence genome includes the window AACTCAAGATTGATATGGTCAACTCAGGCGTTAACTGGGCGTGAGTGTGTGACTCATCTAATATCCCCCTCAAATTCATGGGACAGTCGGTCATAGTGAATTTGTCACGTAGTTTTTTTAATCGTGGTGTCGTCAACCCCTTGGTGAAGAGATCAGCAATTTGATCTTGAGTGAGATATATTGAACCTTCATGTCCTTGTGAGTGACATCATCGCAGATAAAATGATAATTGACCTCGATATGCTTTGTTCTAGCATGAAAGATAGGGTTCGCAACTAGACTTGTGGTACCAATGTTATCACTCCAAAGTGTGGGAACATTGGAAATGAAGATATTAAGATTCTGTGCTGGACTTGGACACGATACTCAGATTCCGTGCTGGACTTGGACACGACAAGTTGCTTTTTAGCAGACCACAAAATTAAATTGGGACACATGTAGATGCAGAAATTAGTGAGTGAGCAGTCTTCATCAACATCACTGGCCCAGTTGACATCGGAGTACGCCGAGATCGGTGAGAGAGGACCCTTATAAATGTGTAAGCCATGATTGATGTTGCCCTTTAAGTAGTGTAGAATGTGCTTGACCGCAAGCCAAAGGGTAGTGCGCGGGTAGTGCATGTGCTGGCAAACTTGATTCACTGAGTAGATGATGTCAGGGTACATGAGAGCTAGATACTGTTAtgcaccaatagtacttctatGGAGAGCATCATTATCAAGAGGATCACCATCATGGGTATAGAGCTTGGAGCTAGATGAGATAGGGGAAGAGGCCGGTTTCGTACCAACCATGTCTGTCTTGTGAATTAAGGATGTCAACGAATATTCAAAAATCTGTATTCGATCTGcgttcgtatctgtttaggagaatccaaatccgttcgaaaactaatcggatacgaatatgataatctgcctatccgaccgattattatcaaattcgtttagcaattcgatagtaataaaatgtctgaaatgTGTCTTTGTGTCTGTCTATCTgattaagtttttatttttatttttataattttataaattaagataatgtgattctttctCTAgtttttctattggtttatgtgtattgttttatgcattgtgATACATAGAATCacatatttattaaaataaatacaagataaaatcaaactaATAGGGTAGTAGCTAAACtatcaagtctcaaccctaaccctcatcaacaaaacggtaaagatgtcaagGGATATgatattatctgaatccgtccgaatataattagttacgaatatgataatgccactatccaatCGTattcaatccgtttacatccggAGGTCAGTGACATACTTTGTTTGTAAGAGATGTAGCCCCGTAGTATCATGGGTTGCATGAACACCAAGAAAATAATGGAGATGTCCAAGGTCTTTCATACTGAACTATCCACTCAAATGTTTAATGAAAGCTTGGAGTATAAAGGGCAAATTTCTTGTAagaacaatgtcatcaacatatagaaGTAGATGAACGAGGATGTCATTATGACTATACACAAAGAGGGAGCTATCAGCCGTGGAGCTGATGAAGCCAAGCTCTAATAGAGAGTTTGTGAACTGTTGGAACCAAGCTCGAGGCGCCTATTTGAGGCCATACAAGGCTTTGTGTAAATGGCAGACATGATTCGGGTATTAAGGATCCACAAAACCTAGAGGTTGTGTCATGTAAACTACTTCGTCAAGAACCCTATGAAGGAAGTTATTTTGTACATCAAGTTGCTGAATGGGCTGATTACGGCTTACTGCTATGGTGAGAACAATGCGAGCAATTGTCAGTTTGATAACAGGGCTGAAGATGTCCTCATAACCAATACCATTCTGTTGGTGAAACCCCTTCACTACCAGACATGCTTTATAGTTGTAAAAAGAACCGTCTAGTTTCTGTTTGACCcaatacacccatttgcatccaacaaGATTGCAGCGGGATGGGGGAGGATCAAGAGATCAAGTTCCATTCCTCTGAAGAGTAGAATTATTTGCATTAGAAAGCATGTAAGCTCAGGGACGATAGTGGTGTGGAGAGCGGTGATGAGAGGGCATTTGGTTGCATAGAGAATCCACGGTTTACGAGTTCTATCTTTGGAACGGGTGATCATGCGATGAGAATTGGTAACCAATTGAGGTACCAAAGGAGAGGAGGATGTGGGAGCTAGTTGGGACGGTGGTGTTGGACTGGGTAAGACATCCGGTTGGTCAGGTAGAGGGTGGGGGAGTGGACCGCAGGTAGAGCCTACTAGCTGAGTGGGGGAGAGTGTAGGGGGAGATAGGGGTATTTACCCAAGTTGCACAGGTTTCCCTCGACTGATGTGAGGCTCGGTGGTCAGTGGTGGTTGCACATTAAATGGGAACAATTAATGTCTAATCAAAGACAACATGTCGAGAGGTATAAACCATCCCTGTACTTGGGTTGTAGCAGCGCTACCCATGGTGTTTGAGACTATAGCCAAGAAAAATGCATTGATCACTGCAAtaatccaagaaaaatgcatTGAGCACTGCAATAATCCAACTTGTGGGACTGATACGACCGTTAAAATTGATAGCATGTACAACCAAACATACGCATAAGCTTGTAGTCAGGATCTTACAAGGATCTTAGTCAAGCTTGTAATGGACATTTTCCTTTAATCTTTAATATTTAGTTATTGAGAATTATTTcttgatttaaaattttacatatatatatatatatatatattttaagttATCTACTAATTTATACACAgtagtttaaaatgaaaaatatttatcGATTCATTATTTGCAAAAATTTCCCTAGTCGATAGGCCAGGTAAGGACCTCCTTGGTCATGACAGCTAATTCAACCACATGAAAGGATCAAGTGATAAATCTGACAGTTGGATACCTTGGAGATGATCTAAATAGACCACATGTTAAATTTTAGACCAAAATTcaatcattttcttttaataaattcaattatttaccTCTATATAATGTCATACCCTTCCATTTATGTTTATGCACCCAATTGATAGTCCCCTACACCCATTTCAAAATCAACAATCTGTTTGCCACATGGACAACTTcgtttgggttgaaacttgacatatgagtaGGGGACTTTGAGGTCTACTTGTCAATAAAATTTCATCTCAATCTAATCTACCACGTGACAGAAGTAGGCACCCAACCATTGGTTTGTTATGTCGATTGCTATATCAGAAAACCTTCTCCCTTTATTAATTGTTATCTTTTGTTAAATATTAACTAATTTGTAGTATGGGTTTTAATGGATCGGGGCTACTAACAGAACTAATATgccatattttattttatccatATGTATCTAAAATATTTTACACGTATCAAAAGCACACCCACGTCACTTTAGGTATACTTTGCACTTTAACAATATTGGCTTTATTTGGTCCATATTGCCATATCAGTGTGAGCTTAGATGGTGGCTAGGCACCTAGGTGGTCAAGTCATGttatattcatttttattttataggggCATATGTGTAAAATAATGAATTCTAACCTTTTTACATAGAAATATGAGAGGgcattcttcatcttctttatgGCAGTAGATGGTGATGGTAGTGGTTGCCACTGCGATCTTCTAGTGGTAGTGGCAGCTACAActattccccttttttttcttttcttttttccattctctTTCTGGTTTTTCTTCCGACCTCCCCCATTTTTCTTCCTATTCCCTTGAATCTCCTAAAATTTCCCCTTTTCCTCCTATTTTCTGTCATGGCAccttgaataaaaaatatggaGACCAAACACTTAGGCATTCAAAACTATAGTTTTATTCTTTCAACTCACAATTTTTTTATAAGTTAAAGACTGTAAGTTGTTACTAATTTGCATGAAAATGTGTGATTAGAAAAATGGATTTCTTGTGCCTATTCTTTATAAATTCAAGAAGAATTCTAAGGTTTAATAACCACTTTAATATCAAAGCATATTTGCATCCAATATTAAATCAATTTTTGTATGAAGAAAGCAAATTCCAATTTCATTGATTAAACAAAAGTTGAACCAACTTGTATTATGGCCTGTTAACTATGagaaaaatatttacaaaaaaaaaaaatactataagAAAAATATGATTGAGTTTGATTTGCAATTGTACTCATTAGAAGTGGAAGTGGCTACTGAATTACCTGGTACCAGATGCATGTCACAGTCATCGGAATAAAAACTATTAACATTTGCCATGCAACATGTGACATTACTGCAATAGTTCCTATGAATCCTATGACTGAGATAAGAAGTTCTTCAATTTGACGTGGAATAGAGTTATCAACTGCACTTTGATCTATAGATGCCTgcatacaaaaataaaatttatttagaATTTAAAATTATATAAACTTCATGATGATCAAACAAGATCATTTGGACCTTAAGAGTAACTAAGCATATTTACTAACCCGATTTAGAATCCTTCCACTTGGAGtagaatcaaaaaatgaaatggGAGCATGAAAAATTCGTAAATGCATTTTGTTGAAGAGTAGAGTGGCTGTCTTGTATCCAACAGTAACAATGAGCATAGACCTTATAAGTGCACAAAGAGAGCTTCCAAGGATCAAAGCAACATAAACAAAGATAAGAGTGGATCTTGTAATATGAGGTCTCATATCCTTTAAAATGGGAGTAGACAACACAATCCAGAAACTACTGAATATTAAGAGAAGCTGAAAAAGAATTTGTGCCAACAATATTAATGGTACAAAAGCCCCTTTATATACAGCGGTAATATACTTCCAATATATTGAAAGACCAACTTCAcccatttctctcttttcttcttggacaAGCTGCCCTTCTGACtcaagaagtttttttttaggttCTGTTTCCTCATCATCTTGTATAGACTTTTTGCTAGATAACATATTACGATCTTCCTCACCATTATTTAAATTATCTAAAGTAGCCCCACTTTCGACAAAATTAAGGTCTGCCAAAGCTTTCTTATGTGCACCTACTAATTCCATAAAGTCAGTTCCTGAACTAAGAATTTCTTCATACTTTCCTGCTTGAGTAATTTTTTCATCTCTCATAATCTGTCAAACAAGAGAAGTTAATTAATCAGTTTAAATTAACTAAGTTGAGGGACGTgaagttgggaaaaaaaaaatgatatatttTTACCAGGATAAGATCAGCAGAAGGTAAAAACTCTATTTGATGAGTAACATAAATTACTGTTTTTGAACCCAAAATTCCCAGCAAACACTCCTGTTATAGAAGTTTAGATATTAACAATCAGGCATTAAAAGCATAATCTCCAGTTACTTATAgttatatatattaatgtaattTACATTTCATAATGACAAATAACATTGCAAGAACATGCATCGCTTAATATCATatgtttctatgtttgtttaGACAACCAAGATtcattcttcttcaatcaatttTTAGATCAAACTCAGTTTCTGGTAAACAAAATTGTGAAGTAAGCAATGAGATGTATAGCTTCAAGCCAATTTTATCAAGGAAAGCTTTGGAAGTAGAGGTCAGAAAGCAGTTACCTTAAATAGATGAATTCCTGTTTGAGCATCCACTGCACTAAAAGGATcatcaaacaaataaatatcaGCATCATGATAAAGAGCACGTGCAATCTGGATTCGTTGCTTTTGTCCACCACTCAGGTTGactcctctctctcctatgaTAGTCTGGTCCCCAAAGGCACATAATTCTAGGTCTTTCTTCAATGAACATGCTTCAAGGACCATTTCATACCTATCCTTGTCCATTTTCTTACCAAACAATATATTATCTACTATCTTACCACTCTGTATCCATGGTGATTGTGCAACATAGGCCTTTGTCCCATTCAATTGAATGATTCCAGATACCTTCGGTACTTCCCCCATTATGCATGAAAGTAGGCTCGATTTTCCTGACCCAACAAAACCACAAACAGCCACTCTCATACCATGGGATACTGGAAAATTAAGATCATTTAATGTGAAATTAAGGGAATGAAGGTTCCAAGAGAAATTCCCTTTAACTATCTCAACTGCAATATCGCCACCATCTCTTGGAAATTGTTGTACTATATTTGGATGAAGATCATCGAGACAGAGGAATAAGGCTATCCTATCGAGGGAAACTTTAGTCTGGACTGTCATTGAGATTGTGTCTGGGAGACTATAAATGGGCACTTGTAATATCTCAAATGTTGCAAGTGCAGATAGAATCTTCCCTGACTGTAGCGGAATTCCCATAATAATACAAAAACCAAAGGTTATCATAGAAATAAACATGGGAGCAGATGAGTAGACAAAAGCAGTCAAAGCTGAtgaataaattaatttttttaaccatctTGTTTCAAAGTTCCTGAGCTTAATTATCTTTGCCAAGAACTTCATCTCCCAGCCTTGGAGCTTCAAAATCCTCATATTCCTCAATGCCTCAGATGTTACCTTCATCCTTTGATCTTTTGAACCCATCAATTCCCcttgaaaattttcttgtaatttttccAATGGAACATTTGCTAACATCAAAATCATGGTGACAATAAAAGCTACAAGTGAAGCAATTCCAAGGCTCTTATACAAGACTAACAATGCTAAAACAATCTGAACAGGTACCCTCCATATATCGTGTAAGTACCAACTGAAAAAGCTAATCCTTTCAACATCAACGCTCATCAAATTAATGTTCTCCCCACTAGTGTGGTCCTGCTTTGATTGACTTGAAAGCTTGAGACCCTTCTTATAAATTATTGAGAATAAGGCAGCACGGACCCTAATTGCCATATTTCGCAATTTAAAGAACAAATGCCTCTCTGAGAGGCACCTTATGagctttgaaagaaagaaaataaacactAGTCCGTAGCCTTTATGTTTTAGCTGATGAGGGCTATTGAGATACTGaacaaaagcatcaataagGTATGGTCCAACATAAGAAGCCAATGTGCATACAATGGATAATAAAGCCGTCCATAGAATTTCTTTCCACATTAAGAGAATTAATGCCTTCACCAACTTGAGTGTGCTTACTTGATCACCATTTCCATCAtattcaagtttatttctaaaacgAGCAAAGACGACATTGGCACTATCACAATCGGCAAGCTGAGGAAGATCATCAAGgtctagtgttcttttattcccGAGTCCAAGCAAAGGGCCCATCCAAGAGAAAgtaaaaatactaaaaagatTGGCATTTGCATAAGGAATTATAGTCTTCTCCCCATTAACACTTGATGTTTGTCCGTCTTCACCACTGTTTTGATTGTCACTAACTTTCAAAAGAGGCTCCAAAAGTTGAGAATCTCCATCTTCTTGGCTCTTGCCAAACAACCCAGCAAAGGAAAAGAACAAACCAAAAATAATGGATACAACATCAGAGAC containing:
- the LOC122646562 gene encoding ABC transporter C family member 3-like isoform X1, with the translated sequence MGPLLGLGNKRTLDLDDLPQLADCDSANVVFARFRNKLEYDGNGDQVSTLKLVKALILLMWKEILWTALLSIVCTLASYVGPYLIDAFVQYLNSPHQLKHKGYGLVFIFFLSKLIRCLSERHLFFKLRNMAIRVRAALFSIIYKKGLKLSSQSKQDHTSGENINLMSVDVERISFFSWYLHDIWRVPVQIVLALLVLYKSLGIASLVAFIVTMILMLANVPLEKLQENFQGELMGSKDQRMKVTSEALRNMRILKLQGWEMKFLAKIIKLRNFETRWLKKLIYSSALTAFVYSSAPMFISMITFGFCIIMGIPLQSGKILSALATFEILQVPIYSLPDTISMTVQTKVSLDRIALFLCLDDLHPNIVQQFPRDGGDIAVEIVKGNFSWNLHSLNFTLNDLNFPVSHGMRVAVCGFVGSGKSSLLSCIMGEVPKVSGIIQLNGTKAYVAQSPWIQSGKIVDNILFGKKMDKDRYEMVLEACSLKKDLELCAFGDQTIIGERGVNLSGGQKQRIQIARALYHDADIYLFDDPFSAVDAQTGIHLFKECLLGILGSKTVIYVTHQIEFLPSADLILIMRDEKITQAGKYEEILSSGTDFMELVGAHKKALADLNFVESGATLDNLNNGEEDRNMLSSKKSIQDDEETEPKKKLLESEGQLVQEEKREMGEVGLSIYWKYITAVYKGAFVPLILLAQILFQLLLIFSSFWIVLSTPILKDMRPHITRSTLIFVYVALILGSSLCALIRSMLIVTVGYKTATLLFNKMHLRIFHAPISFFDSTPSGRILNRASIDQSAVDNSIPRQIEELLISVIGFIGTIAVMSHVAWQMLIVFIPMTVTCIWYQQYYKSTARELSRLAGVCQAPIIQHFAESSLGSATIRCFDQEERFMKTNLKLVDGFSRPKFYFSGAMEWLCFRMDMLASVTYAVSLVFFILMPKGVLSPGVVGLAVTYGLDFSLHGVVWDLNRVENIIISVERILQYTCIPSEPLLLVDENKPGCEWPSQGKIDIVDLQVRYAPHLPLVLRGIKCTFPGGMKIGIVGRTGSGKSTLVQTLFRMLEPTTGQISLDDINISKIGLHDLRSRLSIIPQDPTMFEGTLRSNLDPLEEYTDEQIWEALDRCQLGDEVKKKEGKLDFAVTENGENWSMGQRQLVCLGRVLLKKSKVLVLDEATASVDTATDYLIQQTLKQHFSRSTVITIAHRITSILNIDMVLLLDYGLVLEYDSPAKLLENKSSSFAKLVREYTQRCSS
- the LOC122646562 gene encoding ABC transporter C family member 3-like isoform X2; its protein translation is MSCSCLVIHLDLYWKHSSLPCLLWVSDVVSIIFGLFFSFAGLFGKSQEDGDSQLLEPLLKVSDNQNSGEDGQTSSVNGEKTIIPYANANLFSIFTFSWMGPLLGLGNKRTLDLDDLPQLADCDSANVVFARFRNKLEYDGNGDQVSTLKLVKALILLMWKEILWTALLSIVCTLASYVGPYLIDAFVQYLNSPHQLKHKGYGLVFIFFLSKLIRCLSERHLFFKLRNMAIRVRAALFSIIYKKGLKLSSQSKQDHTSGENINLMSVDVERISFFSWYLHDIWRVPVQIVLALLVLYKSLGIASLVAFIVTMILMLANVPLEKLQENFQGELMGSKDQRMKVTSEALRNMRILKLQGWEMKFLAKIIKLRNFETRWLKKLIYSSALTAFVYSSAPMFISMITFGFCIIMGIPLQSGKILSALATFEILQVPIYSLPDTISMTVQTKVSLDRIALFLCLDDLHPNIVQQFPRDGGDIAVEIVKGNFSWNLHSLNFTLNDLNFPVSHGMRVAVCGFVGSGKSSLLSCIMGEVPKVSGIIQLNGTKAYVAQSPWIQSGKIVDNILFGKKMDKDRYEMVLEACSLKKDLELCAFGDQTIIGERGVNLSGGQKQRIQIARALYHDADIYLFDDPFSAVDAQTGIHLFKECLLGILGSKTVIYVTHQIEFLPSADLILIMRDEKITQAGKYEEILSSGTDFMELVGAHKKALADLNFVESGATLDNLNNGEEDRNMLSSKKSIQDDEETEPKKKLLESEGQLVQEEKREMGEVGLSIYWKYITAVYKGAFVPLILLAQILFQLLLIFSSFWIVLSTPILKDMRPHITRSTLIFVYVALILGSSLCALIRSMLIVTVGYKTATLLFNKMHLRIFHAPISFFDSTPSGRILNRASIDQSAVDNSIPRQIEELLISVIGFIGTIAVMSHVAWQMLIVFIPMTVTCIWYQQYYKSTARELSRLAGVCQAPIIQHFAESSLGSATIRCFDQEERFMKTNLKLVDGFSRPKFYFSGAMEWLCFRMDMLASVTYAVSLVFFILMPKGVLSPGVVGLAVTYGLDFSLHGVVWDLNRVENIIISVERILQYTCIPSEPLLLVDENKPGCEWPSQGKIDIVDLQVRYAPHLPLVLRGIKCTFPGGMKIGIVGRTGSGKSTLVQTLFRMLEPTTGQISLDDINISKIGLHDLRSRLSIIPQDPTMFEGTLRSNLDPLEEYTDEQIWEALDRCQLGDEVKKKEGKLDFAVTENGENWSMGQRQLVCLGRVLLKKSKVLVLDEATASVDTATDYLIQQTLKQHFSRSTVITIAHRITSILNIDMVLLLDYGLVLEYDSPAKLLENKSSSFAKLVREYTQRCSS